DNA sequence from the Pseudomonas fluorescens Q2-87 genome:
GCCTTGGGTGGCGGCCTGCTGATCCTGCCTGGCTTTATCAGCGACGTGGTGGGCCTGGTGCTGCTGTTGCCTTTCACCCGTCGATTGCTGGCCAATAAAATGCGCCAGCGCGCCGAAGAACAGGCGATGCGCCAGCGGGCCTTTGCCGATGACCTGCAGCCACGTGGCGGTCCGGCTCCGCGCGAGCCCGTGGGCCGCGACCCCCAGGTGATCGAAGGCGAATTCGAACACCGCGACTCCAAGTAAAAAACTGCGCACGGCACCTTCGGGTGCCGTGTTCGTTTCAAGCCATCAAGCTAAAAAATTTTCTACCCCGCCCTTGTAATCGGCTTGCCCGCCCTTATGTATGGGTCACCGCAAGGTTTCCGGTGGCAACACCGGACAGACTTCCGCGGTTCGACTGACGAACCGCACCCGGCTTTGCCGGCTTTGTAAAACCCGCCGGGACTACACCGGCCGATGAAAACCAAAAATTAGGAGAGATCGACAATGAAGCTTCGTCCTCTGCATGACCGCGTCGTCGTCCGTCGCAGCGAAGAAGAAAAGAAAACCGCTGGCGGTATCGTCCTGCCAGGTTCGGCTGCCGAAAAGCCAAACCAGGGTGAAGTTCTCGCTGTTGGCCCAGGCAAAGCACTGGAAAACGGTGAAGTACGTGCGCTGTCCGTGAAAGTGGGTGACAAGGTTGTTTTCGGCCCTTACTCCGGTAGCAACACCGTGAAAGTAGATGGCGAAGACCTGCTGGTGATCGGCGAAAGCGAAATCCTCGCTGTCATCGAAGGCTGATACCCCCGCTCATTTTCCCGCTACTACCAAAGTATTTAAGGAATATCGATCATGGCTGCTAAAGAAGTTAAATTCGGCGACTCCGCCCGCAAGAAAATGCTCACCGGTGTCAACATCCTGGCTGATGCAGTAAAAGCGACCCTGGGCCCGAAAGGCCGTAACGTGATCATCGAGAAGAGCTTCGGCGCTCCGACCATCACCAAGGACGGCGTTTCCGTAGCCAAGGAAATCGAACTGGAAGACCGTTTCGAAAACATGGGCGCGCAGCTGGTCAAAGACGTTGCCTCCCGTGCCAACGATGACGCTGGCGACGGCACCACCACCGCCACCGTTCTGGCTCAGGCCATCGTCAACGAAGGCTACAAAGCCGTCGCTGCCGGCATGAACCCGATGGACCTCAAGCGCGGTATCGACAAGGCGACCATCGCCATCGTTGCCGAACTGAAAAACCTGTCCAAGCCATGCGCTGACACCAAGGCTATCGCTCAGGTAGGTACTATCTCCGCCAACTCCGACAGCTCCATCGGCGACATCATTGCCGAAGCCATGGAAAAAGTTGGTAAAGAAGGCGTGATCACCGTTGAGGAAGGCTCGGGCCTGGAAAACGAACTGTCGGTTGTAGAAGGCATGCAGTTCGACCGTGGCTACCTGTCCCCGTACTTCGTCAACAAGCCGGACACCATGGTTGCCGAGCTGGACAGCCCGCTGATCCTGCTGGTCGACAAAAAGATCTCCAACATCCGCGAAATGTTGCCAGTACTGGAAGCCGTCGCCAAAGCCGGCCGCCCACTGCTGATCGTTTCCGAAGACGTTGAAGGCGAAGCCCTGGCGACCCTGGTCGTGAACAACATGCGTGGCATCGTCAAAGTCGCAGCCGTCAAGGCTCCAGGCTTCGGCGACCGTCGCAAGGCCATGCTGCAGGACATCGCCGTATTGACCGGCGGTACCGTTATCTCCGAAGAGATCGGCCTGAGCCTGGAAAGCGCCACCCTGGAAAACCTGGGTAGCGCCAAGCGCGTGACCATCTCCAAGGAAAACACCATCATCGTTGACGGTGCTGGCGTTGAAGGCGACATCGAGTCGCGTATCGCTCAGATCCGCGCCCAGGTTGCCGAGACTTCCTCGGACTACGACCGTGAAAAACTGCAAGAGCGTCTGGCCAAGCTGTCCGGTGGCGTTGCAGTGATCAAGGTTGGCGCTGGTTCCGAAGTCGAAATGAAAGAGAAGAAGGCCCGCGTTGAAGACGCCCTGCACGCAACCCGTGCAGCCGTTGAAGAAGGCGTGGTACCTGGCGGTGGCGTTGCGCTGATCCGTGCTCTGGAAGCCCTGACCGGCCTGACCGGCGACAACGCCGACCAGAACGTCGGTATCGCAGTACTGCGCCGTGCCGTTGAAGCACCGCTGCGCCAGATCGCTGCCAACTCCGGCGACGAGCCAAGCGTTGTGGTCAACGAAGTCAAGAACGGCAAAGGTAACTACGGTTACAACGCTGCGACTGGCGTCTACGGCGACATGATCGAAATGGGCATCCTGGACCCAACCAAGGTGACCCGTTCCGCGCTGCAGGCAGCATCTTCCATCGGCGGCCTGATCCTGACCACCGAAGCGGCGATCGCTGATGCACCGAAGAAAGACAGCGGTGCTGGCGGCGGTATGCCAGACATGGGCGGCATGGGTGGCATGGGCGGCATGATGTAAGCCAGCCTTACCCCTGTAGCGAAAAACCCCGCCTTGCGAAAGCAGGCGGGGTTTTTTATTGCCTTGGGTTTACCCCGGTTTATGAAATACACGGGTTCCCTGTGGGAGCGGGCAAGCTCGCTCCCACAGGGATATGTATTTTCAAGCATTTACAGGCAAGGTGGCGGCTACAGACCCGGCCTTTAAAGCCGGGCGATACAGGATGAAGTAATAACAGCCCAGGCAGATCAGCCAACAGAATACGGCGGTCCACACATTGTGGGAAAAGAAGTGTGCGCCCTGCATCATGCGGCCGATGGAGAACACCGTTCCCAGGGTGAAGGCAAAGATGAGTGCCTGGCGCGCCAGGCGCGGACGGCGGTCACGCAATACGAAGAACAGCGCGAACAGCGTGAACCCGGTGGCGGCATGCCCCCCGGGCCAGCAGCGGCCGGGTTTATCGGTGGCCGGGCGTGGGCTCAGCAGTTCACTGTAGGTTTCCTTGCCCCCGAACTCCTTCAGGCTCCAGGGGCATTGCACTGCTGTCACCGCTTTCATTGGCGTGACGAAAGACGTCGCCAGCGCCAGGGAGAGCACCAGGCAGCCCAGTTCTCGCTTGAACGGCTTGAGCCGGGGCACAAAAAACGCGCTTATGAACCCGACGATGGAAAACACCGAGAAGGCGATGACCACCTGCTTCGCCCGGTCGTGGAGAATATCTTCCAGGAAATAACTGTGACGTCCGATGAAGGTGCCCACGGCCGGATCATAGAACAATCGGGCCAGGACCATGTCCAGATCGGTCCACTCCAGCAGAACCAGGATGACCGCTGTGACGGCGGGAATGGCAAGGCATAGCCAAAAGTTCAATGGGCGAGGGGCGGAACATATGACGCTTGATGACATGACAGGTCCTGAACAATGAAAGCGCCCCAGGGCATCAGCCTGGGGCAGTTCGGTTAACGTTCGCTGATTTGCTCGACACCCTCCTTGGGTGCCTTCCAGCCAAGCAGCTGTTGCTTGAAGCCATAACTGGCGGTTTGGTAATACGTGATTGCGCGTTTGATCAACGGATCGTCGCCGGTTGCCTTGGACTCGCGGCTCTCGGTCAGCGCATCGTCATGCCGTCGCAGACCCTGGCGCGGACTGAGAATTGCCAGATCCTTGCCATCGAACAGACCCAGGTGTTGGTAATTGCCCACGACAACGCGGGGTGGCGTCGGGTTGTCCTGCAACAGGTTGCGACCGAAGAACGTTGATTGATAATCCAGGTTCAGTAATCCAAGCAAGGTGGGCGCGAGATCGATCTGACTGGCCAGTTGGTCGCTCTCCCGCGGTTCGATCAGCTTCGGCGCGTAGATGAACAGCGGGATCTGATAGTTGCTGATCGGCAGGTCTTCCTTCCCTGCGCTGCCGGCGGTGTGGTCGGCGACGAAGACGAAGAGGGTGTTATCGAACCACGGTTTTTGCCGCGCCTGTTCCAGAAACTGACCGATGGCGTAATCGGTGTACTTTACCGCGCCATCACGGCCATTGCCGGATTTGATGTCTATCCGGTTATCGGGATAGGTGTAGGGGCGGTGATTGGAGGTCGTCATCAACTGCAGCAAGAAGGGCTGTTGCTTGGCGAAATTGGCATCGGCCAGCTTCAGTGTCTGTTTATACAGATCCTCATCGGCCATGCCCCAGGCATTTTTGAAATGGATCTCGGATTCGTCGATGCTGCTCTGATCGACAACCCGATAACCGTTGCCGCTGAAGAATGCATTCATGTTGTCGAAGTAACCGCGTCCGCCATAGACAAATACGCTGTCGTAACCGACTGCGCTCAATTGCTGGCCCAGGCTGGCAAAACCGCTCTCACGCCCGATGCGCTTGACGATCGAACGCCCCGGGGTTGGGGGGATAGCCAGGGTGATGGCTTCCAGGCCACGGTCGGTGCGAGTGCCCGTGGCGTAGAAATTGTTGAAATACAGGCTCTGTTTACGCAAGGCGTCCAGGTTGGGCGTCAAGTCGCGTTTGTCGCCATTGCTGCCCAGGTATTTGGCGCTAAGGCTTTCGATGGTCACCAGCACGATGTTCGGTTTACGGGGGGTGCCAGGGTTGTCGATCATTCGACGGATGTCTTGCGGGTCTTCACCGATGAAACGGGTATTGGGCTCGTTCAATTCGGCACGTATCTGCTGGGCCACAGTGGCCGGGGTCAGGCTGCTGTAGAACTGTCCGTAGTCCAGCTCGTTGTTACGGAATGCGGCGAAGAACTGATACGGGCCGTTGCTCGCCAGTTCGTTCTGGTAGGCATTGCCGCCTTGGGCACGCGGAGCGTCCTGGCTGAGCAGTTGCAGGCTCAGGCCTGCGATGGCCAGCAAGCCCAGCGCGTTGAACAGGCGCCCGCGCAGTTGTGGTAACGGGGCGGCCACGGCGGCATTGAAGGATTTGCGCAAGGCCAGGCTCAAGCCCACGGCCAGCACGGCGAGAATCGTCAGCAGGGTGCCGATCGGATACGACTCCAGCACGTTATTGAGCACTTCGTCGGAATAGACCAGGTAGTCAACAGCGATGAAATTGAAGCGCACGCCGAATTCATCCCAAAAAAGCCATTCGGCCACAGAGGTGAACAGCATGATGAAAATACTCACGGTCAAAAGCGCTTGAAGGAACCAGCGGTGACCGCGACGGCGCCATAAGGCCGGAGGGCAAAGCAGCAGATACAGGCCCATCGGCAGGATCGCATAGGCAAGGAAACCCAGGTCATACAGCAGGCCGATGCCGAACGTGGAAACGCTGAATCCCGCCGCCTCATCCAGATGGGTCAGTAACAAAACGGTTCGGGTCAGGAAAAAAATCGACAGCCAGATGCCGATGATCAGCAGCAGAAGGCGCATTGGCGCCATTTTAATAAAGTCCATTTACTACATTTCCTTATTAGATCAATCCGATAGTGCGAGAGTGTTGCCTTGTGACTGTAGTCAGTTTGTGAATCGATAGTGAAAAATCCATAAAAAAACTGATGGAATGAAGGTCATGGCTGGCGCGCCGCAAGGCCTAGCCCTGAGTCGGCATTGGCCGTAAGCTGCGCGGGCCAAGATGGCTGTTAACGTGTACGCAGAGGTGCCCATGCGAATTCTATTGGTCGAAGACAACCGCGATATCCTGGCCAACCTGGCCGACTACCTGGGCCTCAAGGGCTATACCGTCGATTGCGCCCAGGACGGTTTGTCGGGGTTGCACCTGGCCGCTACCGAGCACTACGACCTGATCGTGTTGGACATCATGCTGCCGGGCATCGATGGCTATACCCTGTGCAAGCGCCTGCGCGAAGACGCCCGGCGCGACACGCCGGTGATCATGCTCACAGCCCGGGATCAATTGGATGATCGCCTGCAAGGCTTCAAGTCCGGCGCCGATGACTACCTGATCAAGCCTTTTGCCTTGTCGGAGCTGGCGGCACGGATCGAAGCCGTCATGCGTCGGGCCCAGGGCGGCGGCCGTCGGGCCTTGCAGGTCAGCGACCTGACCTACGACCTCGATACCCTTGAGGTGACCCGCCAGGGCAAACTGCTCAAGCTCAACCCTGTAGGCCTCAAGCTGCTGGCGGTGTTGATGCAGAAAAGCCCTCATGTGCTGCGCCGGGAAATTCTCGAAGAAGCATTGTGGGGTGATGATTGCCCGGACAGCGACAGCCTGCGCAGCCACGTCCACCAATTGCGCCAGGTGATCGACAAACCGTTCGACAAACCGCTGTTGCACACCGTACACGGCGTCGGCTATCGCCTGGCCGAGGGCCGAGATGGAGTTTAAGCAGAGCCTTGCTCAACGGATCATTATCGCTTTCGCGCTGATGAGCGCGTTGGTGGCAGGAGCATTCGCCATGGGCATCGTGGCGACGGTTCACTTGGTGGAAGAGAAACTGATTTCCGCCGGGCTTGGCGGCGATCTGCAACGCCTGCTGTTGATGGACAGCGTCTCTGACTGGAGCCATCGTCCGGAACCCGACCAGCTGTTTTATTTCAGTGGCGGTCCCGGTGACTTCGAGCTGCCCAAGGACCTGCGCCATCTGGAGCGCGGTTTCCACGAGGTGTTTCGCGAACAGTTGTCGTATCACGCCATGGTCGAAGTCGTCGACGGTCGACACTACGTGCTGTTGCAAGACCAGAGCGATTTCGAGGAGCGCGAACGGGTGTTGTTCGCCGTGGTGCTGGTGGGCTTCGTGCTCAGCCTGGCGCTGGCGGTTTTCCTCGGTTGGGTGCTGGCGCGCCGGGTAATGGCGCCCGTGGTTCGCCTCGCCCGGCAAGTGCGTCATCGCGATCAACTGCTGGGGCTCGCTCCGCCGCTGGCACCGGATTATGCCGCCGATGAGGTGGGTGAGCTGGCGGTGGCGTTCGACGCAACGCTGGGACGGTTACGCCAGGCCCTGACGCGCGAGCGGTTGTTTACCAGCGACGTGAGCCACGAGTTGCGTACGCCGTTGATGGTCTTGGCGACTTCATGCGAGTTGCTGTTGGAGAACCCGGCGCTGGACCAGCGTGGCCGTACCCAGGTCGAGCGTATCAACCGAGCCAGCGAAGAAATGCGCGAGCTGGTGCAAACCTTTCTGATGCTCGCCAGGGCCCAACGTGAAGACAACGGCATGTCGCCTCGCTTGACCCTTGGACAGGTGGCGGAGAACCTCATTGGTGTGTGGCGCGCTGCCATCGAATCCAAAGGCCTGACGCTGGTCTTCGTACCGGGGCACCCCGTCGATACCCTGTATAACGCCACATTCCTGACGGCAGTGATGGGCAATCTGTTGCGCAATGCCTTGCACTACACCGATCAGGGGTTTATCCGCCTCTCACTGTCCGCCACCGGATTTGTGGTCGAGGACAGTGGCGTGGGCATTCCCGAAGAGAAGCGCGAGGCGATGTTCGAGCCGTTCGTGCGCGGTAATGAACAGCGCGGCGAAGGGCTTGGGCTGGGGCTTTCCCTGGTGCAACGAATCTGCGAGAACCAAGGCTGGACGGTGAGCCTCAGCACAATGGAGCCCAACGGTTGCCGCTTCGAGGTGCAGCTGGATCCAAGGGCGTGACGGTTTTCGTTGAAAAACCTTGTAACTATTGCACCCATCCGATGACATTTTTTTCACAAAGAGATGACATGGGGATTCATAAGGTTGAGCTGATCAGTTATGGAGCTCTTCCCCATGTCCAAACCCATCAAGCTCGATTTTTCTGAAAAGTACGACGAGCAACATGCCCGTAAATATTTTCAAAAGCATCGTAGCGGTCTGAGTCGTCGCCTTTCCAACCTTCGTGATCAACAACTGGCCCGGCACGCACTGGCGCTCGCCGGTGACCCGGGGCTGGTATTGGATTTGCCCTGTGGCGCGGGGCGTTTCTGGCCCTTATTGGCCGAAAAGCCGAATCGCGTCATCATTGGCGCGGACAATTCCGAGGCCATGCTCAAGACTGCTTTGGAGGCTCAACCGGCGGATGTCGTAAAACGGGTACAACCCTTGCACACTTCTGCGTTCGACATTGCGTT
Encoded proteins:
- a CDS encoding FxsA family protein — its product is MRPFLLLFLLFPVLELFVFVKISGAIGFFPALLLVILGTMLGVFVLRIAGLATALRARESLSRGELPAQTMLEGLMLALGGGLLILPGFISDVVGLVLLLPFTRRLLANKMRQRAEEQAMRQRAFADDLQPRGGPAPREPVGRDPQVIEGEFEHRDSK
- a CDS encoding co-chaperone GroES — its product is MKLRPLHDRVVVRRSEEEKKTAGGIVLPGSAAEKPNQGEVLAVGPGKALENGEVRALSVKVGDKVVFGPYSGSNTVKVDGEDLLVIGESEILAVIEG
- the groL gene encoding chaperonin GroEL (60 kDa chaperone family; promotes refolding of misfolded polypeptides especially under stressful conditions; forms two stacked rings of heptamers to form a barrel-shaped 14mer; ends can be capped by GroES; misfolded proteins enter the barrel where they are refolded when GroES binds), encoding MAAKEVKFGDSARKKMLTGVNILADAVKATLGPKGRNVIIEKSFGAPTITKDGVSVAKEIELEDRFENMGAQLVKDVASRANDDAGDGTTTATVLAQAIVNEGYKAVAAGMNPMDLKRGIDKATIAIVAELKNLSKPCADTKAIAQVGTISANSDSSIGDIIAEAMEKVGKEGVITVEEGSGLENELSVVEGMQFDRGYLSPYFVNKPDTMVAELDSPLILLVDKKISNIREMLPVLEAVAKAGRPLLIVSEDVEGEALATLVVNNMRGIVKVAAVKAPGFGDRRKAMLQDIAVLTGGTVISEEIGLSLESATLENLGSAKRVTISKENTIIVDGAGVEGDIESRIAQIRAQVAETSSDYDREKLQERLAKLSGGVAVIKVGAGSEVEMKEKKARVEDALHATRAAVEEGVVPGGGVALIRALEALTGLTGDNADQNVGIAVLRRAVEAPLRQIAANSGDEPSVVVNEVKNGKGNYGYNAATGVYGDMIEMGILDPTKVTRSALQAASSIGGLILTTEAAIADAPKKDSGAGGGMPDMGGMGGMGGMM
- a CDS encoding phosphatase PAP2 family protein; the encoded protein is MSSSVICSAPRPLNFWLCLAIPAVTAVILVLLEWTDLDMVLARLFYDPAVGTFIGRHSYFLEDILHDRAKQVVIAFSVFSIVGFISAFFVPRLKPFKRELGCLVLSLALATSFVTPMKAVTAVQCPWSLKEFGGKETYSELLSPRPATDKPGRCWPGGHAATGFTLFALFFVLRDRRPRLARQALIFAFTLGTVFSIGRMMQGAHFFSHNVWTAVFCWLICLGCYYFILYRPALKAGSVAATLPVNA
- a CDS encoding LTA synthase family protein, which translates into the protein MDFIKMAPMRLLLLIIGIWLSIFFLTRTVLLLTHLDEAAGFSVSTFGIGLLYDLGFLAYAILPMGLYLLLCPPALWRRRGHRWFLQALLTVSIFIMLFTSVAEWLFWDEFGVRFNFIAVDYLVYSDEVLNNVLESYPIGTLLTILAVLAVGLSLALRKSFNAAVAAPLPQLRGRLFNALGLLAIAGLSLQLLSQDAPRAQGGNAYQNELASNGPYQFFAAFRNNELDYGQFYSSLTPATVAQQIRAELNEPNTRFIGEDPQDIRRMIDNPGTPRKPNIVLVTIESLSAKYLGSNGDKRDLTPNLDALRKQSLYFNNFYATGTRTDRGLEAITLAIPPTPGRSIVKRIGRESGFASLGQQLSAVGYDSVFVYGGRGYFDNMNAFFSGNGYRVVDQSSIDESEIHFKNAWGMADEDLYKQTLKLADANFAKQQPFLLQLMTTSNHRPYTYPDNRIDIKSGNGRDGAVKYTDYAIGQFLEQARQKPWFDNTLFVFVADHTAGSAGKEDLPISNYQIPLFIYAPKLIEPRESDQLASQIDLAPTLLGLLNLDYQSTFFGRNLLQDNPTPPRVVVGNYQHLGLFDGKDLAILSPRQGLRRHDDALTESRESKATGDDPLIKRAITYYQTASYGFKQQLLGWKAPKEGVEQISER
- the colR gene encoding two-component system response regulator ColR, which gives rise to MRILLVEDNRDILANLADYLGLKGYTVDCAQDGLSGLHLAATEHYDLIVLDIMLPGIDGYTLCKRLREDARRDTPVIMLTARDQLDDRLQGFKSGADDYLIKPFALSELAARIEAVMRRAQGGGRRALQVSDLTYDLDTLEVTRQGKLLKLNPVGLKLLAVLMQKSPHVLRREILEEALWGDDCPDSDSLRSHVHQLRQVIDKPFDKPLLHTVHGVGYRLAEGRDGV
- a CDS encoding sensor histidine kinase, which produces MEFKQSLAQRIIIAFALMSALVAGAFAMGIVATVHLVEEKLISAGLGGDLQRLLLMDSVSDWSHRPEPDQLFYFSGGPGDFELPKDLRHLERGFHEVFREQLSYHAMVEVVDGRHYVLLQDQSDFEERERVLFAVVLVGFVLSLALAVFLGWVLARRVMAPVVRLARQVRHRDQLLGLAPPLAPDYAADEVGELAVAFDATLGRLRQALTRERLFTSDVSHELRTPLMVLATSCELLLENPALDQRGRTQVERINRASEEMRELVQTFLMLARAQREDNGMSPRLTLGQVAENLIGVWRAAIESKGLTLVFVPGHPVDTLYNATFLTAVMGNLLRNALHYTDQGFIRLSLSATGFVVEDSGVGIPEEKREAMFEPFVRGNEQRGEGLGLGLSLVQRICENQGWTVSLSTMEPNGCRFEVQLDPRA
- a CDS encoding class I SAM-dependent methyltransferase, with product MSKPIKLDFSEKYDEQHARKYFQKHRSGLSRRLSNLRDQQLARHALALAGDPGLVLDLPCGAGRFWPLLAEKPNRVIIGADNSEAMLKTALEAQPADVVKRVQPLHTSAFDIALPDNAVDSIFCMRLLHHIGQAEHRLAILKEFGRVSRDSVIVSLWVDGNFKAWKRKRQERTRGQKDYQNRFVLPVATVEEEFRQAGFRIQERLDFLPLYAMWRVYVLRKR